The Pleuronectes platessa chromosome 10, fPlePla1.1, whole genome shotgun sequence genome contains a region encoding:
- the aicda gene encoding single-stranded DNA cytosine deaminase, whose amino-acid sequence MISKLDSVLLPPKKFIFHYKNMRWARGRHETYLCFVVKRRVGPDSMTFDFGHLRNRSGCHVEMLFLRYLGVLCPGLFGGGAAGEKRLSYSITWFCSWSPCSNCSTRLAQLLSQTPNLRLRIFVSRLYFCDMEDSQEREGLRMLNKAGVNITVMSYKDYFYCWQTFVARRLSRFKAWDELNQNSVRLTRKLHHILQPSETEDFRDAFKLLGL is encoded by the exons ATGATCTCAAAGTTAGACAG TGTGCTTCTGCCCCCCAAAAAGTTCATCTTCCATTACAAGAACATGCGCTGGGCAAGGGGCCGCCATGAGACCTACCTCTGCTTCGTGGTGAAGAGGCGAGTGGGCCCAGACTccatgacctttgactttgGACACCTCCGCAATCGCAGTGGCTGCCATGTGGAG ATGCTGTTTCTGCGCTACCTGGGAGTCCTGTGCCCTGGTCTGTTTGggggtggagctgctggagagaagAGGCTCAGCTACTCCATCACCTGGTTCTGCTCCTGGTCTCCCTGTTCCAACTGCTCCACCAGACTGGCCCAGTTACTCAGCCAGACGCCCAACCTCCGCCTCAGGATCTTCGTCTCACGCCTCTACTTCTGTGACATGGAAGACAGTCAAGAGAGAGAGGGCCTGAGAATGCTGAACAAAGCTGGAGTGAACATCACAGTCATGAGTTACAAAG actaCTTCTATTGCTGGCAAACCTTTGTGGCTCGTAGGCTGAGCCGCTTCAAGGCCTGGGACGAGCTGAACCAAAACTCGGTTCGCCTCACCAGAAAACTTCACCACATCCTCCAG CCATCTGAAACAGAAGATTTCAGAGATGCCTTCAAACTCCTCGGCCTGTGA
- the nat14 gene encoding probable N-acetyltransferase 14 — protein sequence MVRLEMDKMTMRRMKEDDIETIKALIKEGCEGTENRLILHVLTRPLCLFILAIFSSILRCIVHSFILALAIPVFLLIIFLKISMPRSTGVLGSSRPSWDYVGSSYRGVQDETLQNPYCRTSGKTTLTKKPRSRIGTKDKDKEKEKDKEVSTEKITPEREKAAGQVWVADCDGEILGCIFRESETRPGIRRICRVVTGCWYRKEGLGRMLVHSLEQRERAAGAHRVYAHVPYPSQLGEVFFKKLGYHQLGQGADEEDEEEMKLEKPERGFMGYPLTKVFYKDL from the exons ATGGTGAGGCTGGAGATGGATAAGAtgacgatgaggaggatgaaggaggacGACATTGAGACGATCAAGGCCCTCATCAAG GAGGGCTGCGAGGGCACAGAGAACCGCCTCATCCTCCACGTCCTCACTCGTCCGCTCTGCCTCTTCATCTTGGCCATTTTCTCCTCAATCCTGCGCTGCATCGTCCACTCCTTCATCCTGGCCCTGGCTATTCCCGTCTTCCTGCTAATTATCTTTCTCAAAATCAGCATGCCGCGGTCCACAGGGGTTCTGGGCAGCAGCCGCCCCTCCTGGGACTACGTGGGCAGCAGCTACCGGGGGGTTCAGGACGAGACGCTGCAGAATCCCTATTGCAGGACCAGCGGCAAAACAACACTGACAAAAAAG CCAAGATCCAGAATCGGTACCaaagacaaggacaaggagaaggaaaaggacaaGGAGGTGTCAACAGAGAAGATCACCCCAGAGCGGGAGAAGGCAGCAGGACAGGTCTGGGTGGCGGACTGCGATGGGGAGATCCTGGGCTGCATCTTCCGGGAGAGTGAGACGCGACCGGGCATCAGGAGGATCTGCAGGGTGGTGACAGGCTGCTGGTACCGCAAGGAGGGCCTGGGTCGGATGCTCGTCCACAgtctggagcagagagagagggcggcCGGGGCGCACAGAGTCTATGCACATGTCCCCTACCCCTCTCAGCTGGGGGAGGTGTTCTTCAAGAAACTGGGTTATCACCAGCTCGGGCAGGGGGCtgatgaggaagacgaggaggagatgaagctgGAGAAGCCGGAGAGAGGCTTTATGGGATACCCCCTCACGAAGGTGTTTTACAAAGACCTGTGA
- the LOC128449386 gene encoding adaptin ear-binding coat-associated protein 1, protein MATEGQSEYESVLCVKPEVNVYRIPPRASNRAIRAADWKLDAPDWTGRMRVTARGKLAFVKLEDKISGELFAQAPVEEFPGLTVETVSDSSRYFVLRIQDDNGRSAFIGIGFGDRGDAFDFNVALQDHFKWVKQEDEFTKQASAPDTTPKLDLGFKEGQTITLNIGQSKKRDRARPQSSGGFGLLPPPPGGKLAPPPTRSTNHNTEESAGVSDEGFLLDLDTSNSNSVFPANPTSTSSADLWGDFDSVSPK, encoded by the exons ATGGCGACCGAGGGTCAGAGCGAGTACGAGTCCGTCCTCTGTGTCAAACCCGAAGTCAACGTCTACCGGATCCCACCGAGGGCATCGAACCGGGCCATCAG GGCTGCCGATTGGAAGCTGGATGCCCCCGACTGGACGGGACGCATGCGTGTGACGGCCCGCGGCAAACTGGCCTTCGTGAAACTGGAAGACAAGATCTCTG GGGAATTGTTTGCCCAGGCCCCAGTGGAGGAGTTCCCTGGGCTCACAGTGGAAACAGTCAGTGACTCAAGTCGTTACTTCGTGCTTCGCATCCAAGATGACAATG GCCGCAGCGCATTCATCGGCATCGGATTTGGAGACCGAGGCGACGCCTTCGACTTTAACGTTGCACTTCAGGACCACTTTAA GTGGGTGAAGCAGGAAGATGAATTCACCAAGCAGGCATCGGCTCCGGACACCACTCCCAAACTGGACCTGGGCTTCAAAGAGGGACAGACCATTACTCTCAATATTGGG CAATCCAAAAAGAGGGACAGGGCTCGTCCGCAGAGTTCAGGCGGCTTCGGGCTCCTTCCACCTCCACCCGGGGGAAAGCTAGCGCCGCCCCCTACGAGATCCACCaatcacaacacagaagagtctgCAGGAGTGAGTGACGAGG GTTTCTTGCTCGACCTGGACACCAGTAACTCCAACTC